A portion of the candidate division TA06 bacterium genome contains these proteins:
- a CDS encoding NfeD family protein, translating into MAGTHWSAWSETEIPEGTKIKVVEVKGMTLKVTNSLSNQPNIRRNQP; encoded by the coding sequence GTGGCCGGGACCCACTGGAGCGCCTGGTCGGAGACTGAGATACCGGAGGGCACTAAGATCAAGGTAGTGGAAGTGAAAGGCATGACGCTGAAAGTAACCAATAGCTTATCTAATCAACCCAACATAAGGAGGAACCAGCCATGA
- a CDS encoding AMP nucleosidase: MKTKLDIARNWLPRYTGMEIDQFGDYILLTNFDDYLQRFAERFNCEIKGKGRPMQAATNDKGLSIVNLGMGSPNIATIMDLLVARHPKGVLFLGKCGGLKKTTELGHFILPIGAIRGEGTGNDYLPPEVPALPSFKLHKFVSEKLKERNLDYRTGVIYTANRRVWEWDEPFKRYLKKLTAIAIDMETATLFIVGHANQIARGALLLVSDIPMVPHGIKTDRSDREVTKKFSKLHLDIGIESMTEIGQMGEKIKHFQY; the protein is encoded by the coding sequence ATGAAAACAAAACTAGACATAGCCCGCAACTGGCTACCCCGCTACACCGGGATGGAGATCGACCAGTTCGGCGATTACATCCTGCTGACCAACTTCGACGACTACCTGCAGCGCTTTGCCGAGCGGTTCAACTGCGAGATCAAGGGCAAAGGCCGGCCGATGCAGGCCGCCACCAACGACAAGGGACTGTCGATCGTGAATCTAGGGATGGGCAGCCCCAACATCGCCACCATCATGGACCTGCTGGTGGCCCGGCATCCCAAGGGGGTGCTGTTTTTGGGAAAATGCGGGGGGCTTAAAAAGACCACCGAGCTGGGCCACTTCATCCTGCCCATCGGGGCCATCCGGGGCGAGGGCACCGGCAACGACTACCTGCCGCCCGAGGTGCCGGCCCTGCCCTCCTTCAAGCTCCACAAGTTCGTCTCGGAAAAGCTGAAGGAGCGGAATCTGGATTACCGCACCGGGGTGATCTACACCGCCAACCGCCGGGTCTGGGAATGGGACGAGCCCTTCAAAAGATACTTGAAGAAGCTGACGGCCATTGCCATCGACATGGAGACCGCCACCCTGTTCATAGTGGGCCACGCCAACCAGATCGCCCGGGGCGCCCTGCTGCTGGTCTCGGACATTCCCATGGTACCCCACGGCATCAAGACCGACCGCAGCGACCGGGAGGTCACCAAGAAGTTCAGCAAACTGCACCTGGACATCGGCATCGAGAGCATGACCGAGATCGGCCAGATGGGCGAGAAGATCAAGCATTTTCAGTACTGA
- a CDS encoding VWA domain-containing protein: MLSPGQPVPLFDPSRSFTARLKGGFLKFLKKIGKTRTRSFKGSPRRRTVLTERSGRNVKAVRYQPGENTLAPVQTIIEAAGKGRYQLNSRRFSIGGRDLVGWEKAERQSLTLVLLADVSHSTHPYINVMAEIIRSLTGYFRMHKDRIGLISLSGAQARILNHPTHNYQVVTKSLLSLAVHGQTPLADGMQKALAMIRLQKHRSLGSSSLVIALTDCYPEPLTHHYPDPFDEPAYRESVRAAKLFRKDKVPLLVINPSFKHREEKDYFPGEKLSAAIERESGGRLIKLYRDVEIAQTQPQGIPPSQKDILRIITGVEDMLGNRKLGEDRRMAG, encoded by the coding sequence GTGCTTTCACCGGGGCAGCCGGTTCCGCTGTTCGATCCCTCCCGCAGTTTTACCGCCAGACTTAAGGGCGGTTTCCTGAAGTTCCTGAAAAAGATTGGCAAAACCAGAACCCGGTCGTTCAAGGGGAGCCCCCGGAGACGGACCGTGCTTACCGAACGTTCCGGGCGCAACGTCAAGGCGGTGCGCTACCAGCCGGGCGAGAACACCCTGGCCCCGGTGCAGACCATCATCGAAGCCGCGGGAAAAGGCCGGTACCAGCTGAACTCCCGGCGTTTCAGCATCGGGGGCCGGGACCTGGTGGGCTGGGAGAAGGCGGAGAGGCAGAGCCTGACCCTGGTGCTGCTGGCCGACGTCAGCCACTCCACCCATCCCTACATCAACGTGATGGCTGAGATCATCCGCTCGCTGACCGGATATTTCCGGATGCACAAGGACCGGATCGGCCTGATCTCGCTGTCCGGGGCCCAGGCCCGGATCCTGAATCATCCCACCCACAATTACCAGGTGGTCACCAAGAGCCTGCTGTCCCTGGCCGTTCACGGCCAGACCCCGCTGGCCGACGGGATGCAGAAGGCCCTGGCCATGATCCGGCTCCAGAAGCACCGTTCGTTGGGATCATCCAGCCTGGTGATCGCCCTGACCGACTGCTATCCCGAGCCGCTGACCCACCATTATCCAGATCCCTTCGACGAACCGGCCTACCGGGAATCGGTCCGGGCCGCCAAGCTCTTCCGCAAGGACAAGGTCCCGCTGCTGGTGATCAATCCCAGCTTTAAGCACCGGGAGGAAAAGGATTATTTCCCCGGGGAGAAGCTTTCGGCGGCGATAGAACGGGAAAGCGGGGGGAGACTGATAAAATTATACCGGGACGTGGAAATCGCCCAGACCCAGCCCCAGGGGATCCCGCCCAGCCAGAAGGACATCCTCCGGATCATCACTGGGGTGGAGGACATGCTGGGCAACCGGAAACTGGGGGAGGACCGCAGAATGGCCGGATGA
- a CDS encoding slipin family protein, with protein sequence MTGTIVLIIFILFIVLNTFKILREYERGVVFRLGRYVGTRGPGLIILIPLFEKMVKVTLRTVALDVPPQEVITKDNVSVKVNAVMYFQVFLPDKAVIAVEDYMYATSQMGQTTLRSILGEHELDDLLSNREKINQMLQKVIDERTDPWGVKVSAVEVKDVDLPEGMRRAMAKQAEAERERRAKVIHADGEFQASAKLKDAATVMASEPVTVQLRYLQTLTEIAVEKNSTIIFPLPIEFMKYFTQIIDREAKK encoded by the coding sequence ATGACCGGTACCATAGTTCTGATCATCTTTATCCTGTTCATTGTGCTCAACACCTTCAAGATCCTGCGGGAATACGAGCGCGGCGTGGTGTTCCGGTTGGGCCGCTACGTGGGCACCCGCGGCCCGGGGCTGATCATTCTGATCCCACTGTTTGAGAAGATGGTTAAAGTGACCCTGCGCACTGTGGCCCTGGACGTACCGCCCCAGGAGGTGATCACCAAGGACAACGTCTCGGTGAAGGTCAACGCCGTGATGTACTTCCAGGTCTTCCTTCCGGACAAAGCGGTGATCGCGGTGGAGGATTACATGTATGCCACCAGCCAGATGGGCCAGACTACCCTGCGCTCCATCCTGGGCGAGCACGAGCTGGACGACCTGCTTTCCAACCGGGAGAAGATCAACCAGATGCTGCAGAAGGTAATCGACGAGCGGACCGACCCCTGGGGCGTCAAGGTCTCGGCGGTGGAGGTCAAGGACGTGGACCTGCCGGAGGGCATGAGACGGGCCATGGCCAAGCAGGCCGAGGCCGAGCGCGAGCGCCGCGCCAAGGTGATCCACGCCGACGGCGAGTTCCAGGCTTCGGCCAAACTCAAGGACGCCGCCACGGTAATGGCCAGCGAGCCGGTGACCGTGCAGCTGCGCTACCTGCAGACCCTGACCGAGATCGCGGTGGAAAAGAATTCCACCATCATCTTCCCCTTGCCCATAGAGTTCATGAAATACTTCACCCAGATCATTGACCGGGAAGCCAAGAAATAA
- a CDS encoding four helix bundle protein, with amino-acid sequence MQPTKSFADLIVWQKSYKLCVDVYHITKLFPANENYGLTSQIRRCSVSIPSNIAEGYGRKNRKEYI; translated from the coding sequence ATGCAACCGACAAAAAGCTTTGCCGATCTGATTGTATGGCAAAAGTCCTACAAATTATGTGTAGATGTATACCATATCACCAAATTATTTCCAGCCAATGAAAATTATGGTTTAACCTCGCAGATCAGAAGGTGCTCGGTTTCAATTCCTTCAAACATTGCGGAAGGTTATGGCCGGAAAAACAGAAAAGAATATATTTAA
- a CDS encoding ABC transporter ATP-binding protein — translation MDKNSLKTIFRFLSYLRPYWKKGLFAFMLMLLTAALQLPMPFITGYLIDKVIPSRSYDLLNIIGWATIGVIVIRVASYFFQTYLLTTFKARVIFDIRRSLFVHVLKAPVSFFHGRETGYLMSRLSGDVDSVQGLLADAMVTGFQNVLLFLGGTIAVLYIHSKLALFSLALLPFYLLSLIVFNKRIRSLSAQNRELAAAVQQELQELLSGVTLVKAYTAENRAGLKYISVIKAAIKNEVKLDMVSMGAGLTSMVISNISPLALLWYGSAEIMRGNLTVGGLLAFVNFIGYLFGPVRVLYDLNLGIQRSLPAVERIFEILSVSRENYRGPRLKIVKGSVCFEGVGFSYGKRAGSPEMEDPEIILKDLDLRIEPGQTVALVGRSGAGKTTLMSLLLRLYEPTAGRILVDGQDIAGVSLTSLRQEIGWVSQDTFLFSGTVMENIRFGRPQAADREVMEAARQASAHGFIENLSQGYQTKVGERGCTLSGGQRQRIAIARALLKDPKILIMDEATSQIDSQSERDIRQTLNDLGHNRAVIIIAHRLSTVREADMTVVLDQGRIIARGRHEDLYESCPLYRELYSKMETA, via the coding sequence ATGGATAAAAATTCGCTTAAAACAATTTTCAGGTTTTTGTCCTATTTAAGACCGTACTGGAAAAAGGGCTTGTTTGCCTTTATGCTGATGCTCTTGACAGCTGCCCTGCAGCTGCCCATGCCCTTTATAACCGGATACCTGATTGACAAGGTCATTCCGTCCCGCTCCTATGACCTGTTAAACATCATAGGGTGGGCCACTATTGGCGTTATAGTTATCAGGGTCGCTTCCTACTTTTTTCAAACTTACCTGCTTACAACTTTTAAGGCCCGGGTCATTTTCGATATCCGCCGTTCGCTTTTTGTCCATGTGCTAAAGGCTCCGGTTTCATTTTTCCACGGCAGGGAGACCGGTTATCTGATGTCCCGGCTTTCCGGCGATGTGGATTCGGTCCAAGGTCTGTTGGCCGACGCCATGGTTACCGGCTTTCAAAACGTTCTGCTTTTTTTGGGCGGCACTATCGCGGTTCTATACATCCACTCCAAACTTGCATTGTTTTCCCTGGCTTTGCTGCCTTTTTATCTTTTATCGCTGATCGTATTCAATAAGAGAATTCGCAGCTTGAGCGCTCAAAACCGGGAACTGGCGGCCGCAGTCCAGCAGGAGCTGCAGGAACTTCTGTCGGGAGTGACCTTGGTCAAGGCGTATACCGCCGAGAACCGCGCCGGATTGAAATATATTTCAGTGATCAAGGCTGCCATAAAAAACGAGGTCAAGCTGGATATGGTAAGCATGGGAGCCGGACTTACTTCTATGGTGATTTCCAACATCAGCCCCCTGGCTCTTTTATGGTACGGCTCGGCCGAAATAATGCGGGGGAATCTGACCGTGGGAGGACTGCTGGCATTTGTCAACTTCATCGGATACCTGTTCGGCCCGGTCAGGGTTTTATACGATCTTAATCTGGGGATACAACGGTCCCTCCCGGCGGTGGAACGGATATTTGAAATATTGTCGGTATCCCGGGAAAATTACCGGGGGCCTCGCCTGAAGATCGTCAAGGGCAGCGTCTGCTTTGAAGGAGTGGGTTTCAGCTACGGAAAAAGAGCCGGTTCCCCGGAAATGGAAGACCCTGAAATCATACTGAAAGATCTTGATCTCCGGATCGAACCAGGACAGACCGTGGCTCTGGTGGGCAGATCCGGTGCCGGCAAAACAACTTTGATGTCCCTGCTTTTAAGGTTATACGAGCCCACCGCCGGGAGGATCCTGGTGGACGGCCAGGATATCGCCGGGGTAAGTCTGACCTCCCTGCGCCAGGAGATCGGCTGGGTTTCACAAGATACGTTCCTGTTTTCCGGCACGGTAATGGAGAACATCCGCTTCGGCCGGCCCCAGGCCGCCGACCGGGAGGTGATGGAAGCGGCCCGGCAGGCATCGGCCCACGGTTTCATAGAAAATCTGTCCCAGGGATATCAGACCAAAGTGGGCGAAAGGGGATGCACCCTTTCCGGTGGGCAGCGCCAGAGGATCGCCATTGCCCGGGCGCTTTTGAAAGATCCGAAGATACTGATAATGGACGAGGCCACATCACAGATCGATTCCCAGTCGGAACGCGATATCCGGCAAACCTTGAATGATCTGGGGCATAACCGGGCAGTGATCATAATAGCCCACCGGCTCTCTACGGTTCGCGAGGCAGATATGACAGTGGTGCTGGACCAAGGCCGGATAATTGCCAGAGGCCGGCATGAGGACCTTTACGAATCCTGCCCCTTGTACCGGGAACTTTATTCCAAAATGGAAACAGCTTGA
- a CDS encoding PD40 domain-containing protein codes for MPSTKSNPSQKDGAVRTDEASWSYLGQTPPGNAAVIFGKGVVSKGNTHSRLTISPDGQEMFWTVIPDMSQPGSSILMYTSFENGKWTEPRVPPFAAGGISGGPQYSPDGKKLFFNYSENSLSGRKTLYVEKTCSGWSEPKNDGVLLKSSSSFTKSGLVYFLATLNGKVWNIGIYCARYTEEGYGDIQPLDSVINSPYIDYTPYISPEDDYLLFSSSRPSTKEDMSLCISFKNENGTWASPQKMNKIIGFLEGARFPSISPDGKYIFFCGDDGNIYWVSRDIVAQFKP; via the coding sequence ATGCCAAGCACTAAATCAAATCCGTCCCAAAAAGATGGCGCTGTCAGAACAGACGAAGCTTCATGGTCCTATTTAGGCCAAACCCCTCCCGGAAACGCTGCGGTGATTTTTGGAAAAGGGGTCGTCTCCAAAGGCAACACCCACAGCAGGCTCACAATATCGCCCGACGGCCAAGAGATGTTTTGGACGGTCATCCCGGACATGTCCCAGCCGGGGTCCAGCATTCTAATGTACACGTCCTTCGAAAACGGAAAATGGACGGAACCCCGGGTCCCTCCGTTTGCTGCCGGCGGAATATCCGGCGGTCCGCAGTATTCCCCGGACGGGAAGAAGCTGTTTTTCAATTATTCCGAAAACAGCCTGTCGGGAAGAAAGACATTGTACGTTGAAAAAACCTGTTCCGGGTGGAGCGAACCGAAAAACGACGGCGTCCTGCTTAAATCAAGCTCTTCGTTCACCAAATCAGGTCTGGTTTATTTTTTAGCGACCCTTAACGGCAAGGTCTGGAACATAGGCATTTACTGCGCGCGTTACACCGAAGAGGGATACGGCGATATCCAGCCTTTGGACTCGGTCATCAATTCTCCTTATATTGACTACACGCCGTATATTTCGCCGGAGGACGACTACCTGTTGTTCTCTTCCAGCCGTCCCTCAACAAAAGAGGATATGTCTCTTTGCATCAGCTTTAAGAACGAGAACGGGACCTGGGCCTCACCCCAAAAGATGAATAAAATAATTGGTTTTCTGGAAGGAGCCAGGTTTCCTTCCATTTCCCCGGACGGCAAATACATCTTTTTTTGCGGAGACGACGGGAATATCTATTGGGTGAGCCGCGACATCGTCGCTCAGTTCAAACCCTGA
- a CDS encoding radical SAM protein — protein sequence METKQEQKYRPQIVVWETTFNCNMNCLHCGTAAGNVRTKELTTEEALGVCDELARLGCEVVVLSGGEPLLRQDWPELARRLKKNGIKPRLITNGYLLTPEVARQMKECGLGVVGVSFDGDEAAHNKIRRNPQSYQKALQAFGFLKDAGVEACAVTQISKHNFHTLENIRCTLIEHKVPAWQIQMTTLTGRMKEEPGSPVLDEDQFMHLAEYTAKIMDQKELAVYAGENIGYFNHLEGIFRKGGTFMGCNAGLRVLGIESNGNIKGCLSMPEEFVEGNIRERSLTEIWNDPNAFAYNRSFSADAGEGSCKICKFFEKCRGGCGNTAISSTGHRHNNPYCVLAIEKKREANLSR from the coding sequence ATGGAGACCAAGCAGGAACAAAAATATAGGCCTCAAATCGTGGTCTGGGAAACAACCTTCAATTGTAATATGAACTGTCTCCATTGCGGCACTGCGGCCGGAAATGTCCGGACCAAAGAGTTGACCACCGAAGAAGCTTTAGGCGTTTGCGATGAACTGGCCAGGCTGGGCTGCGAGGTCGTGGTCCTTTCCGGAGGCGAGCCTTTGCTGCGGCAAGATTGGCCGGAGCTGGCCCGGCGGCTTAAAAAGAACGGGATCAAACCGCGCCTGATAACCAACGGCTACCTGCTGACCCCGGAGGTGGCGCGTCAAATGAAAGAATGCGGGCTTGGCGTGGTGGGAGTCAGCTTTGACGGCGATGAGGCGGCCCATAACAAGATCAGGCGCAATCCGCAATCCTACCAAAAAGCGTTACAGGCTTTCGGCTTTTTGAAGGACGCCGGAGTTGAGGCATGCGCTGTCACCCAGATCTCCAAGCATAATTTTCATACTTTGGAGAATATCCGCTGTACTTTGATAGAACATAAGGTGCCGGCATGGCAGATACAAATGACAACTTTGACCGGCCGGATGAAAGAAGAACCAGGCAGCCCGGTGCTGGATGAGGACCAGTTCATGCATCTGGCAGAATACACAGCCAAGATAATGGATCAGAAGGAACTTGCAGTGTATGCCGGCGAAAACATAGGTTATTTCAATCACCTGGAGGGAATATTCCGCAAGGGCGGTACATTCATGGGATGCAATGCGGGCTTAAGAGTGCTGGGGATCGAAAGCAACGGAAACATCAAAGGCTGCCTGTCCATGCCCGAGGAATTCGTCGAGGGCAACATCCGGGAAAGGAGCCTGACCGAAATATGGAACGATCCCAATGCTTTTGCCTATAACCGGTCGTTCTCAGCGGATGCCGGCGAAGGCAGCTGCAAGATCTGCAAATTTTTTGAAAAGTGCCGGGGCGGCTGCGGAAACACAGCGATCTCCTCGACCGGACACAGGCACAATAATCCGTATTGCGTATTGGCGATAGAAAAGAAAAGGGAGGCCAACCTGTCACGGTGA
- a CDS encoding NfeD family protein: protein MGEPRHRRSVQTLINSGATTHWRAWSDAEIAEGTKIKVVAVKGMTLKVTISG, encoded by the coding sequence TTGGGTGAGCCGCGACATCGTCGCTCAGTTCAAACCCTGATCAACTCAGGGGCCACAACCCACTGGAGAGCCTGGTCGGATGCCGAGATCGCCGAAGGCACCAAGATCAAGGTAGTGGCGGTAAAGGGCATGACACTGAAAGTCACCATAAGCGGATAG
- a CDS encoding nodulation protein NfeD, with translation MMKRLMIVFWLLALGGIAQASQVLVARVESAVSPASARFMVQAVDRTQKEQAECLIIEMDTPGGLDQSMRQVIKAIMASPVPVVVFVAPQGSRAASAGAFITLSSHLAAMAPGTSIGAAHPVSIGTGGQMDSTMSGKVTNDAAAYIRSIAEKRGRNVAWADSAVRHSVSLSETEALKRKVIDLIAPNTSALLDSLDGRKIVMDRDTVTLSTRSARVITMEMNWRDRLLAVISDPNLAYIFFMLGLLGLYFEFSNPGAILPGVVGAISLILAFFAFQTLSVNYAGMLLILLSIVLFIIDVKAATHGVLTTGGIVAMFMGSVMLFNSPDPAMRASLQVIIPVVLVTAAFFIIGVWLSIRTLRTKPFSGDKGLLGQEGDARTLVNKDGGSVFVEGTHWSAFSDEEIVQGSKIKVVEVKGMKLKVEKLT, from the coding sequence ATGATGAAAAGATTGATGATCGTTTTTTGGTTGCTGGCTCTCGGTGGAATAGCCCAAGCCTCCCAGGTCCTGGTCGCCCGGGTGGAGAGCGCCGTCAGCCCGGCCTCGGCCAGGTTCATGGTCCAGGCCGTTGATCGGACCCAGAAGGAACAGGCCGAATGCCTGATAATAGAAATGGACACCCCGGGCGGGCTGGATCAGTCCATGCGCCAGGTGATCAAGGCCATCATGGCCTCGCCGGTGCCGGTAGTGGTCTTCGTGGCGCCCCAGGGATCGCGGGCGGCCTCGGCCGGGGCCTTCATCACTTTATCCTCCCACCTGGCCGCCATGGCGCCGGGCACCAGCATCGGGGCGGCCCACCCGGTCTCCATCGGCACCGGCGGACAGATGGACAGCACCATGTCCGGCAAGGTCACCAACGACGCCGCGGCCTACATCCGCTCCATAGCCGAGAAGCGGGGCCGCAACGTAGCCTGGGCCGACTCCGCCGTCCGGCACAGCGTCTCGCTGTCCGAGACCGAGGCCTTAAAGCGCAAAGTCATTGACCTGATCGCGCCCAACACCTCCGCCCTGCTGGATTCATTGGACGGCCGGAAGATCGTGATGGACCGGGACACTGTGACCCTAAGCACCAGGTCGGCCAGGGTAATCACAATGGAGATGAACTGGAGGGACCGTCTGCTGGCGGTGATCTCCGACCCCAACCTGGCCTACATCTTTTTCATGCTGGGACTGCTGGGGCTGTACTTTGAGTTCTCCAATCCCGGGGCCATACTACCCGGGGTGGTGGGCGCCATCTCGCTGATCCTGGCCTTCTTCGCCTTTCAGACTCTCTCGGTGAATTACGCCGGAATGCTTTTGATACTGCTGTCCATAGTCCTTTTCATCATAGACGTCAAGGCCGCCACCCACGGCGTCCTGACCACAGGAGGTATAGTAGCCATGTTCATGGGATCGGTAATGCTGTTCAACTCGCCGGACCCGGCCATGCGGGCCTCGCTCCAGGTGATAATCCCGGTGGTGCTGGTGACCGCGGCCTTCTTCATCATCGGGGTCTGGCTGTCCATCAGGACCCTGCGGACCAAACCCTTTTCCGGCGACAAGGGCCTGCTGGGCCAGGAAGGCGACGCTAGAACCCTGGTGAACAAAGACGGCGGAAGCGTGTTTGTGGAAGGCACACATTGGTCGGCCTTTTCCGACGAAGAGATAGTGCAGGGTTCAAAAATAAAGGTCGTTGAGGTCAAAGGGATGAAGCTAAAGGTGGAAAAACTTACATAG
- a CDS encoding MGMT family protein translates to MTFSSQIISLIKRIPRGKVACYGQIAALAGNPRGARAVIWLLHSSSGREKLPWHRVINSRGTISLPPGQGYEEQRAMLESEGVEFGLQGKIDLERFQWPGPGNRQGQKE, encoded by the coding sequence ATGACCTTCTCCTCCCAAATAATCTCCCTCATCAAGCGCATCCCCCGCGGCAAAGTAGCCTGCTACGGCCAGATCGCGGCCCTGGCCGGCAATCCCAGAGGCGCCCGGGCGGTCATCTGGCTGCTGCATTCCAGCTCGGGCAGGGAAAAACTCCCCTGGCACCGGGTGATCAACAGCCGGGGAACCATCTCATTGCCGCCCGGACAGGGATACGAAGAACAGCGGGCCATGCTGGAGAGCGAAGGGGTAGAATTCGGCCTGCAGGGGAAAATTGATCTTGAAAGATTCCAGTGGCCGGGGCCGGGTAACAGACAAGGCCAAAAAGAATAG
- a CDS encoding SPASM domain-containing protein, with the protein MMGHKASKYNYFFKAQDGTSLAFNATTSGLAKLAPDKAVVVDGILKDPNGYDYCTAEKKDIKEKLLQGRFLVDEKEDEVGRLKVNNRIGRFNTQNLGLTIAPTLSCNFKCRYCYETAKPGVMKPEVEKALVKMVQEKMKHCRNLSVTWFGGEPLLALINIGRLTARFKTICKKSKAGYSADIISNGYLWDRKTAQKLKRWGVKSVQITLDGPRDIHDQRRPLAGGKGSFDRILDNITKTHDVIPIRVRVNTDKTNSSKVLELLDEISSRGLRDKIKVYFAQVENYTDACSNIIGSCYSSQEYSSLEVDLYQKAIMKGFPIGRYPGPIGGGYCGADHLSSFVVAPSGLLFKCWNEISGDENIAVGSVLKDKPDGGQQANLENWLSWDPFEKKDCRSCNILPICMGGCPYNAKRFNNNDNAGHCANWKYHLLDMLKLTYFGHTKGSDDRTP; encoded by the coding sequence ATGATGGGACATAAAGCCTCTAAATACAATTATTTTTTTAAAGCCCAGGATGGAACCTCCCTGGCTTTTAACGCCACCACGTCCGGCCTGGCCAAGCTGGCCCCGGATAAGGCGGTGGTAGTTGATGGCATATTGAAAGATCCAAACGGTTATGATTACTGCACCGCAGAAAAAAAGGATATCAAAGAAAAACTGTTGCAGGGCCGTTTTTTGGTGGATGAAAAGGAGGACGAGGTCGGCCGGCTTAAGGTTAACAACCGGATCGGCCGTTTCAATACTCAAAACCTGGGGTTGACCATTGCCCCCACTCTGTCCTGCAATTTCAAATGCCGGTACTGTTACGAGACAGCCAAGCCTGGTGTGATGAAGCCTGAAGTGGAGAAGGCTCTGGTAAAGATGGTCCAGGAGAAGATGAAACATTGCCGGAACCTGTCTGTAACCTGGTTCGGTGGTGAGCCTTTGCTGGCCCTGATAAACATCGGACGCCTGACCGCCCGGTTCAAAACCATTTGTAAAAAGTCCAAAGCCGGATATTCCGCCGACATAATCAGCAACGGCTATCTGTGGGATAGAAAAACGGCCCAGAAACTTAAACGCTGGGGCGTTAAGTCGGTTCAGATCACATTGGACGGTCCCAGGGATATTCATGATCAGCGCCGGCCGCTGGCGGGCGGCAAAGGCAGTTTTGATAGGATATTGGACAATATAACCAAGACCCATGATGTGATACCGATCAGGGTCCGGGTGAACACCGATAAAACCAATTCATCAAAAGTACTGGAATTGCTGGATGAGATCTCATCCAGGGGGCTAAGAGATAAGATTAAAGTGTACTTTGCCCAGGTAGAAAACTACACCGATGCATGCAGTAATATCATCGGCAGCTGTTACAGCAGCCAGGAATATTCGTCCCTGGAAGTGGATCTGTATCAAAAAGCAATAATGAAGGGGTTTCCCATAGGAAGATACCCGGGTCCCATCGGCGGAGGATATTGCGGCGCCGATCACCTGTCATCCTTTGTAGTGGCCCCCAGCGGACTGCTTTTCAAATGCTGGAATGAGATCTCGGGAGATGAAAATATTGCCGTGGGCAGCGTCTTGAAAGATAAACCCGACGGCGGACAGCAAGCCAACCTGGAAAACTGGCTGAGCTGGGATCCTTTCGAAAAAAAGGACTGCCGGAGCTGCAATATCCTTCCGATCTGTATGGGCGGATGCCCATATAATGCCAAACGTTTCAATAATAACGATAACGCAGGACATTGCGCCAATTGGAAGTACCATTTGCTGGATATGCTTAAGCTGACCTACTTTGGGCATACAAAGGGATCGGACGATAGAACACCCTAA
- a CDS encoding four helix bundle protein, which yields MAEFQTQLMLVKDIGYLKTDDFDTLYTLSQEVGRMLWKMIVGLKEIAS from the coding sequence TTGGCAGAATTCCAAACCCAATTAATGTTAGTCAAGGACATTGGATATCTCAAGACTGACGACTTTGACACGCTATATACCCTTTCGCAGGAAGTTGGCCGAATGTTATGGAAAATGATCGTTGGCCTGAAGGAAATTGCTTCGTAA